The DNA window CGAGCCGGAGAGCCTGCGCGCCTGGGCGCTGGGCAACCTGGACGAGCAGTGGCGGCGCTGGCGGGCCAAGGCGGGCAAGCTGGTGTCCCCCCGCGGACTGGCCGCGCTGGGATCGCTGGCGCCCTCATGGAGCGTGCTCAGTGTCAGCAGGGTGCACTTCACCCTGCGTACCGGCGAGATCACGTCCAAGTCCGCCGCCGGTATGTACGCGCTGCACGCGTTTCCGGAACGGTGGCAGCGCATCGTCAACGAGTGCCTGCGGATCCGCCGCGACGGCAGGCGCCCCTCGCTGTACGAGAACTCCCTGGCCCGGCGACGCGCGGCCCTGGACTACATCGAGATGGTCCTCGACGACGCTCTCCATCCGCGCCTGGCCTGACCGGCAGCGCCCCAGCTCCGCGAACGGCACGACCAGACGCTGTCCGTAACGGGCGACGCCCCCCGGACAGGACCTAACCTGTTAGTCATGACCAAGCGTTCCATCGTCCACTTCGGTGACCCGGTGCTCGCCACACCGGCAGCACCGGTCACCACATTCGGTCGGCACACCGAAGCCCTCGTCCGCGACCTGCTGGACACCGTCGACGCGCCCGGCTACGCGGGAGTGGCAGCACCGCAGATCGGCGTCGGGAAGCGGGCTTTCAGCTACAACGTCGACGGAGAGATCGGGTACATCCTCAACCCCACCGTCGTCGAACTGTCCGAGGAGATCCAGGAGGACGACGAGGGATGCCTCTCGGTTCCCGGCCTGTGGTACCCCACCCGGCGCGCCCAGTACGCGACCGTCACCGGCGTCGACCTGCGCAACGAGCCGGTCACGCTGCGCGGTTCCGGGCTGATGGCCCGCTGTCTGCAGCATGAGACCGATCACCTCGACGGCACCGTCTACCTCGACCGGCTGGACCGTGCGCACCGGCGGGAGGCACTGCGTGAGGTCCGCGGTTCCTCCTGGTTCCTGCGTGAGACACCGCCTTCCTCCGACACCGCGAAACTCCCCACCGCTTTCGGCGGAATGTCGTAACGCGTCCCATTAGCCCCGGAGGCCGGCATTAGGCAGATAACGACCTGATCTCGTATGCTTTGCCGCAGCATCGCGTGGCCCACAGCGCACATCCGCCCCCTTGGATAGAGCTGAGCGGCCACCGGCCCCCTCCTCCCCGGAGTTATCCACGTGACACGACTATCCGAACCAGCAGTGCGCCGCGCCCGGTCCGCGGTCTCCGTGGCCGTCGGCGCGGCAGCGGTCCTCGCCCTCGCACCGGCGGCAGCCTCTGCCGACCCTTCCGACGACGAGCCCAGCATCGAGGAGCTCAACGACCGGGCTGAGGACCTGGAAGAGCAGTACGACAGCGAACTCGTCCAGTACACCGACGCGAAGGACGCGGCCGAGGAAGCTGACGAGGAGCTGGAGGACGTCAACAAGAGGATCGAGGAAGCCCGCGGCGAGGTCGCGGAGCTCGCCGCGCAACGGTACAAGGGCACCGGTGTCGATCCCACGGTCGAGGTCGTCATGAACAACGACCCGGACCAGATGTTCGACGACGCGGCGATCGTGAGTCACCTGTCCGAGAACAACGGCAAGCGCCTGGACCAGCTCACCGAGCTCAAGAAGGACCGCGAGGAAGCGGCCGAGAAAGCCCAGGGCAAGCTCGAGGACGCCGAGGAGCTGGTCGACGAGCTCGAGAGCAAGCGCGACGAGGTGCAGGAGAAGATCGACCGGTACGAGGAGGAAGAGGTTCCCGACGGTACCGGCGGTGGGAACGACGACAGCGGCGACTCGGGCGGCCCGGGGGACGGCAGCATCCCGGCCGACGCCAAGGGCCCCGGCTGGGACGGCGCCACCCCGCGCATGGCCGGCATCCGCGACGAGATCGTGCGTGAGTTCGGCGCTCCCTACCCCGTGGGGTGCCTGCGCCCCGGTGACAACTCCGGTGAGCACGGTAGCGGCCGGGCCTGCGACTTCATGATGAGCAGCGGCGGGGCGACCCCCTCGGCCCAGCACCAGCAGCTCGGCCAGGAGATCGCCAACTACGCGCAGAGCAACGCCGACCGCCTCGGGGTCATGTACATCATCTGGGAGCAGAAGATCTGGGACACCCGCAACCCCGGTGCGGGCTGGAAGCCCATGGATGACCGGGGCGGAACCACGGCCAACCACTACGACCACGTACACATCTCCTCTTACTGAGGGCTTCCCCTGTCCCTGCTCGGTCCGCTTCTGCCGGCCATAGCCAGGGACAGGGGAAGGCAGGCCAGCATCGCCACGGAGGCGGCCGCGAAACCGGGGCCGTAGCCCACGTGCTGGATGGCGAGTCCCAACCCGAGCGATCCCGCGCCGGTTCCCGCGTCGTAGCCGATGTTCCACGCGGCGCTCGCCGTGCCGTAGGCCCGCGGCCCGCAGCGGCGGAACATGAGGACGATGGTGTCGTTCTGCACCCCACCGAATCCCGCACCGAACAGTGCCGCTCCGGCGACGACCAGGGCGGTTCCCGCACCGCCCGGTCCGGCCCACCCCTCCTGGGCCGGCCAGAGGCCGGCCGCGACGAGACCCATACCCGCCACAGCACTGGCGGCCGCGGGCAGCAGGAGGCACGGGCGGCCCCGGCGGTCACTCAGCAGCCCGCCGAGCCAGCGGGAGGCCACCATCGCCGCGCCGAACACCAGCAGCGCCGCCGTAACGGCGCCGGAGGCGTTCTCCAGCGGGATGGGGAGGAAGGTCACGATGCCGCTGGAGGCGATCGCCGGCAGGAGCATGACCACCAGCGGCACCGCCAGCGCCGCGTACATCCGGCCCCGGGAGCGCGACGCCTCCGGATCGGGGGTCTCCGCCGTGCTCTCCGGTTCCGCGGGGGCCACCGTCCCGCCGGAGACCCGGCCGATCGCCGCCGCGGCCACCGCGCCGAGCACAGGGGCGAGCCCTGCGGTCCAGAACACCGCGGAGAAGCCGGCGTGCAGCGCCAGCCACACCCCCGCCGAGAGAAGGACGAGGTTGGGTAGTCCCACGGCCATGCCGTAGTAACCGGAGGCGCGTCCCATCTGACTGCTGGGCACCAGCCGGACGGCCATGGCGGCGCCGGCGACGGTGACCATGCCGAAGCCGACGCCGCGCAGGGCCGACAGGACGAGCAGCGGCGCCAGGTCCGTGGTCAGCAGCAGCAACGGGGCCGGAGCCCCCAGCAGCACCGCACCGGCCGGCAGCGTCCAGCGGTAACCGCCGCGGGCGAGCAGCCACGGCATGGCGAGCTGGGTGAGTACTGTCGCCAGCATGAACGCGGACGTGGTGGAACCCGCCCCGAACTCGCTGGCTCCGCCCCGCGCGGCCCACAGCGGCACCAGCGGGAGCAGCAGCACATACCCGCAGAAGCTCGCTACGGTGGCGAGCAGCAGCAGGGCGAATCCCCACCCGCGCAGACCGGGATGGGCAGGCTGGCCCCCAGTCCCCGCAGAAAGATCCCAGGTTCGGCTCATCCTTCCTTTCTAGCCCAGTGGGGCCGCCGCTGTTCCTCCCGGGATCCGGCATCCGGCATGTTGCGCACCAGCCACCCCGCCACCCGCTGGGCACGTTGGCGGGTCATCGCGCGTTCGGCGTGTCCCATGCCGGGCTCGATCCACAGCTGCGCGGGATCGTGGGCGGCCCCGTGGATGCGGCGGGGGTGCTCGAGGGGGAAATAGTCGTCGGCGTCGCCGTGCACCACGAGCAGTGGGGCGGGGGCGATGGCGGACGCTGCCTCGGTCGGGTCGAGCGGCATGGCCTCCCAGTGCTGGTCGATGACGCGCACCCCCCGGAGCGTGCGCAGGAACCACCGTCCCGCCGGTTTCTCCACCCCGGCGTGCAGCAGCCGCATACGCCTCGTTCCCCGGTAGTACCAGCGGCTGGGGCCACTGACGGAGACCGCGGCCGCGACGCCACCGACGATACCGGCGTGGCGCACCACCACGGCGGCTCCCATGGAGAAGCCCACGGTGGCCACACTCGTGTACCCGCGGGCGCGCAGATGGTCCACGGCGGCAGTCACGTCATGGATCTCGGCGTTACCGACGGTGCACACACCGCCGGAGGCGTGGTGGCCGCGGAAGTCGAAGGTCAGCACGTCCCCCACGGGCAGGAGGGCGGAGGCGACCATCCGGGTCGCGGGGCTGTGCCGGGTCCCGGTGAACCCGTTGGCGACGACGACAGCGCTCGTCGCTGTTTCGGGGCGTCGCCCCCGCAGCAGCGACGCGTCCAGGGCGACGCCGTCACTCGTGGTTAGCCGCAGCGGTTCGGGACGGGCGGAGCGGGGTGTGGAAACGTACGCAGCATCGGACACCGTTCCAGCTTGCCTGACCGGACGGTGTCACCGCACCCGGGGCGCACCCGTTCCTCGGACCGGCACGCCGCGCTCCGGCACGCCGCGCTCCGCAGCGACCGGTCACACGGACGCGGCCCGGTGGCGCCGACCGGTTCCGGTGAGGAGGAGGGAACGCAGCTCCAGCCCGATGTGCAGCACGACCGGGACGAGAAGGCTTCCGGTACCCAGGTACAGCACGGTGAACAACGCGCCGAGGAGGCCGGGGCCGACCAGCCCCCACCACCCCTGGTAGATGTGGGCTCCGGCGTACAGCAGGCAGGACA is part of the Haloactinospora alba genome and encodes:
- a CDS encoding MFS transporter, producing MSRTWDLSAGTGGQPAHPGLRGWGFALLLLATVASFCGYVLLLPLVPLWAARGGASEFGAGSTTSAFMLATVLTQLAMPWLLARGGYRWTLPAGAVLLGAPAPLLLLTTDLAPLLVLSALRGVGFGMVTVAGAAMAVRLVPSSQMGRASGYYGMAVGLPNLVLLSAGVWLALHAGFSAVFWTAGLAPVLGAVAAAAIGRVSGGTVAPAEPESTAETPDPEASRSRGRMYAALAVPLVVMLLPAIASSGIVTFLPIPLENASGAVTAALLVFGAAMVASRWLGGLLSDRRGRPCLLLPAAASAVAGMGLVAAGLWPAQEGWAGPGGAGTALVVAGAALFGAGFGGVQNDTIVLMFRRCGPRAYGTASAAWNIGYDAGTGAGSLGLGLAIQHVGYGPGFAAASVAMLACLPLSLAMAGRSGPSRDRGSPQ
- a CDS encoding coiled-coil domain-containing protein: MTRLSEPAVRRARSAVSVAVGAAAVLALAPAAASADPSDDEPSIEELNDRAEDLEEQYDSELVQYTDAKDAAEEADEELEDVNKRIEEARGEVAELAAQRYKGTGVDPTVEVVMNNDPDQMFDDAAIVSHLSENNGKRLDQLTELKKDREEAAEKAQGKLEDAEELVDELESKRDEVQEKIDRYEEEEVPDGTGGGNDDSGDSGGPGDGSIPADAKGPGWDGATPRMAGIRDEIVREFGAPYPVGCLRPGDNSGEHGSGRACDFMMSSGGATPSAQHQQLGQEIANYAQSNADRLGVMYIIWEQKIWDTRNPGAGWKPMDDRGGTTANHYDHVHISSY
- a CDS encoding alpha/beta hydrolase family protein, yielding MSDAAYVSTPRSARPEPLRLTTSDGVALDASLLRGRRPETATSAVVVANGFTGTRHSPATRMVASALLPVGDVLTFDFRGHHASGGVCTVGNAEIHDVTAAVDHLRARGYTSVATVGFSMGAAVVVRHAGIVGGVAAAVSVSGPSRWYYRGTRRMRLLHAGVEKPAGRWFLRTLRGVRVIDQHWEAMPLDPTEAASAIAPAPLLVVHGDADDYFPLEHPRRIHGAAHDPAQLWIEPGMGHAERAMTRQRAQRVAGWLVRNMPDAGSREEQRRPHWARKEG
- the def gene encoding peptide deformylase; translated protein: MTKRSIVHFGDPVLATPAAPVTTFGRHTEALVRDLLDTVDAPGYAGVAAPQIGVGKRAFSYNVDGEIGYILNPTVVELSEEIQEDDEGCLSVPGLWYPTRRAQYATVTGVDLRNEPVTLRGSGLMARCLQHETDHLDGTVYLDRLDRAHRREALREVRGSSWFLRETPPSSDTAKLPTAFGGMS